TAGCACTCACCAAAACCCCCTGTTTAAACACCCAACCAAGAATGACTCCAAAAGGGATACCAATCACATAGTAACACCCAATATTGATGTAAGCAACATAAGATTGCCACCCTGATCCCACTGCTACCCCTGAAACAGAATAAGGAAGAAGAATGCATGGTTAGTGTCATATAAGAGTAGAAATTGAATTTGATCTGTTCAGTGCTCATAACTCTTATGGCAATTGCAACCTTTAGATTCCTCTTGACATACAACGTTTTCACCATTACCAATTTTCCAAAGACATGTTTTATTCAAATAAGTTGCAGGGGGGAAAAAGCAGGGATTTGAATTTCTAATCAATACTTATACAAATAGAAAGTTGAATTGCTTTACCTGACAGGACTGGCTGAATACTGTTAAAGAGGACAGTAAAGCTCAATAAAATGGACAGTTTAGAGACTGCTTCTAGAATTGTGGAGCTACTTGTGAAGGCCAGAGCAAATTCCTGGCGAAGCACAATAATGAGCAAAAAAAAAACAAGGCCTATCACAGTCGAAGTAGTTGCAGATACAATCACTGCAAACCTAGCTCCTTTGCCATTTCCAGCACCCAGCTCATTGGCCACCCTTACACTGCATTTACAAACCAAACAAATCTATACAACAATCAATCCAATTCAGAGTAGAAGACATACAAATTTTATGACATTATGATGTTAAACTCACTTAAAGCGGAATTTGTAACCAATCCCCATTTGGATATTCATACCACATTACAGATCTAATGGTTTCATCCAATGGGGGCAATGACTGGAGGTGTGTATTCTAAAATGTCTGGGCCTGCAATCAATTGTAGTTATTCTAAATTGCAGGTTCAAGTTCTGAGTTTGGGTACATTAATTTTAACTTTCTTAACTGGGCTTGGGTCTGACTGTATAAAACATATATgatagaaaatttaaaaaatccattgcctgtacaaaatatacaaaacCAAACTTTCTTGCCAATCAAAAGAAACTACATTGGTTATGGAAAGACAAGATATATTTATATTGTTGCCAATGGTGCCTATCTAGTTTTTAAATTAGGGCAGTGATTTGGATGCAGGTctatatctttcattattttcatGACATTTTCTCAAGCATACTGCTGGACGTTGATTGCTGTAAAAGAAAGTGGATAAAAGAATCATGATTTAATGTACAACCTTCCTCTTGATATAAATGCCGGAAACAAAGAGTGCAGTGTAGCCTTGGCACATTCTATCAATAAATTATTGTGTCATAATAATATGATTAGTTGATGTGATTGCAAATGTACACAGCAAAGCCTGCAAcatagggtgctcaactactgttTCCTCTCCCCTACATAGCTTCTGAGCAGAAAATTTGTAAGAGGggtcaatttaaaaaattgaaccATTACATTGTTTGTTCTTACTTTTCTATATTTCAAACTCTATGATAATCTGTTTTAGCAGCTATCAGTAAGGAAATACAAAGATAGATTAGGTTTtaggttttgtttttttttttggacaaAATTTATTTTGAGTGTCTGTTTGTACCTGGGCCCTAGTATGGCTAGGATGATGTCTATTCTGATCAGGTGCAGCTCGGCTTTGCTTGGGCAAACACAGACTACATCTAGCCATGACCTGCAGGGAAAGATGAATTTGTGATGAACCCAGATGCATATACCATACTTGGACCTGGATCGAGAATGGGTACACCCAGGCCAAACTCTGTATCAGAGTAGTTATAACTAAAATTCACCCATTGAAAAGTGGGTTATACTATATACAGAAAGCAAAGGATGGGGACTAAATGGGAAAGATGAATTTGTGATGAACCCAGATGCATACCATACTTGGACCCAGATCCAGAATGGGTACACCCAGGCCAAACTCTGTATCAGAGTAGTTATAACTAAAATTCAACCATTGAAAAGTGGGTTACTGGATGCAGAAAGAAAAGATGGTGACTAAATCATATGAGTTAGTCATAGTATTTGGCTGCCCTGTGTGGAACCAAGTCTTTCAAAGAAATCTTAATATTAAGTTGAAATTGTTCAAAAGCTTGTCATAAATATAGGATGTAAAGGACGGAACATTTCCATAATGCTAGCTGAAATGAACATGTTTTCTTTGAGATGAGATGCTTCTTTTACAAGGAGCAGCCCTATGCCTATTTCTCACATATCTCATAAAACAAGACAGATGGACATGTATAGATTAAAATAAGCATGCAATGCTGCAAAAGAAACAGAGAATTGAAATGGTTGATTTGCccatagagaatttgaatgaaaATCAATGTACTTGAAATTTATGGATTTATTTCAATTGAGAAAGTGAGATCCTATGATTCATATCaactagaaatgcaaggatgaaagATAATGATGTTCCTGTCCCTGGTACATGCATTTCATTCGAATGAGCTTAGTTGGGACTTGGGCATGCCTTCAAAACAGCTAGGAAGTTACTAAAACATATGCACTCAATCTTAAAAATATGATAATAAATAAATCTATAAAGTTGAAAATAATAAACCTGCAAACATTAGGGCAACAAACGATGTCATTTAAATCATCTGACAGATTTAACAAGGTCTGTCCAGGGCATTTATGATTCTTGAATTTCATTTTAATACAGGAAATACTTTCTTCAATTATCAGTACGACTACATACCCGGTAGCAGCAAAAAAACCAAGTGGTATCATCATCTCCCACCCATTGATGCTCATGCTGCAAGAAATGTGTATCAAGGTTTTGAAAACATAGTTTCAGTTTTATATGCACTCCTGCATTGCTTCAAAATGAATGTTAAACAAAAAAAAGCTTTTTACAATGTTACCAGATAGAAAGAGAATCAACCGCTACTTCTGAATCTGGCAGATTTCCTGTCAAGAGGACCAATATTCTGTAATACCAATTCTCTAAACTGTTCACAAGCTAAAGCATGTCAGCACTGTTTGAACAAATTTTTAATTCAGACACACCCaaatacatattatacatatagtatatacatgtatattttaCAAGTGAATCGGCAACTAACCATAGCATGACACCGGATGCAGCAGAAAGCTTGGCAAAAGACCACAAGTCTGTGAATGCATATCTGGACAAACCTGTCCACGTCAGCGGGCAACCCCCACAAGTGGCATAAAGAATTAGGGCAATTGGGGGCAACCACCACGCCAAATTTAATGTCATTGCTGAACCAATTAGCCCCATGTCCAATTTTATAATAAACAGCCAGCTTAGAAAAACGTGGAGCACCAAAGTGGCTGCAGAGATCCATGCAATGACCATGTTTTTCAACTGAGATTGCAAAAACCTCTGAACAGGAAAGAGGAATACAAATGAGAAGTGTTGAGGTATGAACCAGATTGAAACTTTTCCTGTTAATTCAGCAATGTCATCTGGCtgtccaaggatcttcaagatggGGGTTGCAAATATATACATTGGTAAAAGAAGAATTGCAACACCAAACAGGACAATCCATGCTCGTTGCATATATAATCCCAATAAATGATATTTCCGAGCTCCAAAAGCTTGGCCGCACAGTGTCTCCAGGGCGCTACCCATACCTAACTGCCATGGCCAGATCCAAGTTCAACAAGATCAATAATAGTAGAGATGAATATCCCATCCTTTATCTTTTTTGTTCCTTTATGATTCATTGATTAGAGCCGAAATCAATATGTACTATTAAAACTCAAAATAAGAACAGGAATGATTATAACAAACAAGGAATATGAAGTTATGGACACCTGCAGATTACTATATCAAGCATTGTTTTCGAAATTCAGTAGAAGGGTTGGCAGTTGGCACAGAGAATGGATGAAATGATATAAAAATTGGGGAATTAATGAGGTGGGTTTGCCTTCAGAACTGTTAGCTCTTTGGGATTTTGCATAAAAAAACGTGTGCCACTGAATTTGGTGAGGGAAAAATGAGACCAACCCAATGTTCACTGGGACCTCATCTCAACCCACATAGAAACCGACTTTGCTGATTCATTACAAGGCTCTTTTACCCCATAAAAGCGTCATTTGTTGATTCATTATAAGCTCGCATAACCTGTAGTAGTTGACGCGGGGCAATGAAAAGAGTAGTGTGTATTTGTAAAACCAAGAATAATTTAAGGATAAGATGAATTTGATATGCAACACTCTTTGTCAAGAATAATGTTTGAGAACACCTATATATTAATTTAAATAGCTTAAAAAACTTGTTAAGGAAACACAACCGAGAGAACCAAAATATCATTATTTATAGAACGATAAATCTTTCAGTGACAGTTCTGAAGTAAATTGGTAGGTAAGGTTTAAAAGCATGTTTGTATATTAGTGTATATCAAGTAATTCTTCAAGACCCTTTTGTTTTTAAAATGGTTTAAAACATTCTGTCTACAGAAAGTGGATGGTGGAGGATGGTGGAGGTGCACTCAGCACCCGTTGTATCATCGTAAAATATTTTTTTCTGTTATATACTAACACGAGTTCACTTTCTAAATATTTATGAATACTAGCTACTTTCTTTTATAAACATCCCATGAGAAGCGTTACAATGGCTCCTCTGAGTTTATGAATACTAATT
This genomic stretch from Cryptomeria japonica chromosome 8, Sugi_1.0, whole genome shotgun sequence harbors:
- the LOC131041620 gene encoding protein DETOXIFICATION 27 isoform X1; this encodes MGDIAESLEVPLMHDKQNEVIEISCNLQGGNESGSAICSKDVGRRILQESNKIWAIAGPAIFSRIAMYGTNVVTQAFAGHIGDLELAAISIASTVIVGFNFGLFLGMGSALETLCGQAFGARKYHLLGLYMQRAWIVLFGVAILLLPMYIFATPILKILGQPDDIAELTGKVSIWFIPQHFSFVFLFPVQRFLQSQLKNMVIAWISAATLVLHVFLSWLFIIKLDMGLIGSAMTLNLAWWLPPIALILYATCGGCPLTWTGLSRYAFTDLWSFAKLSAASGVMLCLENWYYRILVLLTGNLPDSEVAVDSLSICMSINGWEMMIPLGFFAATGVRVANELGAGNGKGARFAVIVSATTSTVIGLVFFLLIIVLRQEFALAFTSSSTILEAVSKLSILLSFTVLFNSIQPVLSGVAVGSGWQSYVAYINIGCYYVIGIPFGVILGWVFKQGVLGIWTGMICGTAVQTIILAFIVYRCDWDREAAQAIDRVSE
- the LOC131041620 gene encoding protein DETOXIFICATION 27 isoform X3; this encodes MGSALETLCGQAFGARKYHLLGLYMQRAWIVLFGVAILLLPMYIFATPILKILGQPDDIAELTGKVSIWFIPQHFSFVFLFPVQRFLQSQLKNMVIAWISAATLVLHVFLSWLFIIKLDMGLIGSAMTLNLAWWLPPIALILYATCGGCPLTWTGLSRYAFTDLWSFAKLSAASGVMLCLENWYYRILVLLTGNLPDSEVAVDSLSICMSINGWEMMIPLGFFAATGVRVANELGAGNGKGARFAVIVSATTSTVIGLVFFLLIIVLRQEFALAFTSSSTILEAVSKLSILLSFTVLFNSIQPVLSGVAVGSGWQSYVAYINIGCYYVIGIPFGVILGWVFKQGVLGIWTGMICGTAVQTIILAFIVYRCDWDREAAQAIDRVSE
- the LOC131041620 gene encoding protein DETOXIFICATION 27 isoform X2 is translated as MYGTNVVTQAFAGHIGDLELAAISIASTVIVGFNFGLFLGMGSALETLCGQAFGARKYHLLGLYMQRAWIVLFGVAILLLPMYIFATPILKILGQPDDIAELTGKVSIWFIPQHFSFVFLFPVQRFLQSQLKNMVIAWISAATLVLHVFLSWLFIIKLDMGLIGSAMTLNLAWWLPPIALILYATCGGCPLTWTGLSRYAFTDLWSFAKLSAASGVMLCLENWYYRILVLLTGNLPDSEVAVDSLSICMSINGWEMMIPLGFFAATGVRVANELGAGNGKGARFAVIVSATTSTVIGLVFFLLIIVLRQEFALAFTSSSTILEAVSKLSILLSFTVLFNSIQPVLSGVAVGSGWQSYVAYINIGCYYVIGIPFGVILGWVFKQGVLGIWTGMICGTAVQTIILAFIVYRCDWDREAAQAIDRVSE